TGATGATATATACCCCGACAAGTCTCCTGCTGAACAACATCGGTACCTCCCGTTTAATCATCAGGTAGCCCGCTACATACAGCATCCATAAAAGGGCAATCATATACCATTCCCCGAGGAAGAAACGATAAAAATAAACAAGTGCCTTACCAACGGCTCCAAGCTCAATGATGGATATCAAGCTTAATGCAGATAGGATCAATCCGATGATCTCATACTTGATCGTCTGTTTCAGTGCAGAGCCTGTTTGAGAACGTTTTTTTCTTTTTTTCCGTTTTGCCAAACCATTCACCTAAATTCTGTTGAAGTCTATCTGATTTATGTACTAGAAGATGAAGAAAGGGCTGACCCTTTGGGGCAATGTATGTGCCTAAGGTGTCAAACCCTTCCCGTGAACTTTTTGTATATACTGTCTTCTGAGTAATATTATAGCATATCCACTATTTTGGGAAAATCCTCTTTCTCACTTAATTGTTTAGATATTCTCCTGGGCAAATTTGATCATTTAAGTAATGGGCGGGATCACTGCTCATGACCCTGATGATTCGATATTTGTTTTCCTCCTGCTGAACCAGAAGGGGAACGCCCTGATAGTTTATCATCATTTGACCGCTGAATTCACTTCCATCGGTGGGAAACACCAGATCATTGGGAACCATTGTATAGAGGATCATTGAACCAGACCCTCTTGTGAATCTGTCTGCTTCTTCATCTCGATCAATTCATTGATCTTCCTGATTGCCGACCCGATGCCCCCAATTCCATCGATCAATCCGTATTCCACCGCGTCATCCCCCACCACATTCGTACCTATATCCCTTGTGAGGTTTCCTTTTGCAAACATAAGGTCTTTAAAATCCTCTTCCGTGATATTGCTGTGCTTAGTGACAAAGCTGACTACCCGATCCTGCATTTTATCCAGATACTCAAATGTTTGGGGCACACCGATGACTAAACCGGTTAATCGAACAGGGTGGATCGTCATGGTAGCCGTACTTGCAATGAACGAGAAGTCGCAGGATACAGCGATTGGGACCCCAATGCTGTGTCCACCCCCAAGTACAACAGAAACAGTAGGTTTGGATAATGAGGCGATCATTTCGGAAATGGCCAGACCCGCTTCTACATCTCCCCCGACCGTATTCAGAATTACAACCAGCCCTTCGATCTTGGGATTTTGTTCAATGGCCACAAGCTGGGGGATGACGTGCTCATACTTTGTTGTTTTATTTTGAGGCGGAAGCTGCATATGTCCTTCTATCTGGCCTACAATGGTGAGGCAGTGAATATTGGAGTCTTGAGAAAGTTGTGGAACATTGGTTTGCCCCAGTTGTTGAATCTTTTCCATCAATCCAGAAGGTTTGTCTTTCTGATCATCCTGACCTTTATTTGGCTCATCATGCATATGTTCACGATTTTGTTCCATGAAAACATCTCCTTTTCATTCCCATTCTCTTGTTATTATTTTAATATGGGAGTGTTTTCATACTTTATTCTTTGTGTTCAAATAAATATGGGGCTATTTGTTCGAAACAAATAGCCCCACACTTTATACTTCCATGATGATCGGTAGAATCATCGGTCTTCTCCGTGTTTTATTAAATAGGAAATAATTTAGTTGATCCCGGATGTCCTGCTTGATCGCCGTCCATTCAAAAGAACCTTTTTGCAGATAGGAATGAACCAC
The DNA window shown above is from Rossellomorea vietnamensis and carries:
- a CDS encoding YlzJ-like family protein: MILYTMVPNDLVFPTDGSEFSGQMMINYQGVPLLVQQEENKYRIIRVMSSDPAHYLNDQICPGEYLNN
- a CDS encoding ClpP family protease gives rise to the protein MHDEPNKGQDDQKDKPSGLMEKIQQLGQTNVPQLSQDSNIHCLTIVGQIEGHMQLPPQNKTTKYEHVIPQLVAIEQNPKIEGLVVILNTVGGDVEAGLAISEMIASLSKPTVSVVLGGGHSIGVPIAVSCDFSFIASTATMTIHPVRLTGLVIGVPQTFEYLDKMQDRVVSFVTKHSNITEEDFKDLMFAKGNLTRDIGTNVVGDDAVEYGLIDGIGGIGSAIRKINELIEMKKQTDSQEGLVQ